The DNA window AATGCCAAGGGAAGAATCATATTGTGCACATCTAGATGGAACAAAATAAGCTCATAGATTCGTGGATGTCCGAGTGAATGCATCCTTCCTTACATAGGTTTGGGTTCTTGGGATGAATGGCTGGAGTGGAATAAAAATTGAGGTCATGCCAAAGGGCTAGGTTAAATCGtaaattgaaagaaaaaaaatcgaaCATAATTTCTGCCCGATTTAAATCGGATACGGTGATAAAGGCATGTGTAGTTTAATATCTCAATATGTAGCTCTCAGAACACCGATGATGAAAGCATGCGTGCAAGTGCCATTTCATGAATTTTTCATTTGTCTCTTGATAATATCACTTCGTTTAATCCAATGATATTTCTTTTGATTCTGATCTCTTCCTTTGAAACAAACTTTTCAGATTGCATGTTTTGAAGATCTAGGTAGGCGGAAATATACAATATAACGACAAAATTCATAAAGAGAGTTTACAAGACAATGAGAGCCTGAAAAGTGAGAAATTGAAAGCAGGTAGCCTAGAGCATAAAATCGACAGTGCCAACAGAACCGTGCTTCTTTACCTAAATTCCAAGTTCCTTCATTCACAGACCCTAACAATCATAAGTTACATGGTTGATCCTACCTATCCTTCTGAGTTAGGATACATAACAAAAACGAGGGGAGGATAACAGATCCAGAGCCCAGTAATCATAGCTTGTGTTTTAAAACTGGAGGAGGCACCATAAAAGCACCAAAAGAATCACCAATTCTCTGTATTCTACAAAGCTAGGGTGAGATACGCTATTTAAAACAAATCTAAAGTAGAAGTGCCTACTGCTCCCTCTTCTTCTTGCTCGAGTCGGATACCCCTTCATCGAGCATGACAAGATCGTCAGTATCATCGATTTCTTCcacttttcttttaaattttgtttCAATGGTAACAGATGATTGATCTGAAAGAGAATAACCAGATATGTCGGATAGCTTTCTTTTGTTTCCAATTTGTGTTGGGATAATCTGTAATTCATCTTCTTCAGTTCCAAGAAAGGTAGCTACAGGTACAGCGGATGAGCTTGCACCATTGTCAACCGCAGTCTTGTCGTTATATTCTTCTGATGGAGGTTGTGTCCACCCAGAGAGAATCATCTCATCAGGTTCTTTCTCCTCGTCAAATTCCTccctgaaaaataaataaattgcaTGTCCacagtcaaatttttttttcccaaattgACACATTTAAGCAGCAGGGCAAATGGGGATAAAAAACCAGTACCAAACAGAATGTGAAATCAAAAACACAAATAAACTTTGTATAACAAAGTGAAGCACCTGATATGGATTCACACACTGATTCAGAAAAATCAGAATAAAAGAAACACGAGGAAAAATGGAGAAAGAAGAAATAAAGGCAGAAATTTGTCTCATTATATGTCCAATCTGAAGGACATAGAGAAGGTATTAATTTTGGATACTGCAATTACGTTAGGAACCATGCAGACCGAACACCCTTTGATTCAGGGGATGCAATATTTTGTACATAGATGTTAACCTTGACAATTCAAAATGAAGGCAGTTggcagtcaaaaaaaaaaatgaactgGTATTGAGCTTATATGAATACTTAAATTCAATTTGCTTTATGAGTCCAAACAATCAGACCCGACATAGAATTAAACCAGTCACTAAAGTCTATTGAAAGAGTGACATCTTAAAAGTAGAAGTGTAGAACAAGTATGATGTAATGTCAGGCATCTAGAAAGTTGGGGAAAGACGCTTTGGGTAGTAGAGAAAAACAAGTTGTGAAATACTGAACAGGACGCTGTATCATGAAACAAACCTATGCTCGACATTTATGCTACATTTAAGCTCTTGCTGTAGATCCTCAACTGTCAGCGTTGTTCCACCAGTGACCGGAGAAGGAAGTTTAGCCAGTACCTAAAGAAGATGCACAAGCTAAGTGTAACACCATCATTGCCAAAAAAAAAATGGGATCAAATCGAAAATAACACAATTATATACATGTATTTTGAAGCtactttcatatatatatatatatatatatatacacacacatgtgtgtgtgtgaaagtTGAGGCGATCCACCTTTTCAAGGTTAGCTGCGTAATTAGCAACCTCGTCTTCCTCAAGATCTTCACCAACCTCATACAGAAGCAATGAACCATGCATGATCAAAGGAAAATTCATGCCAAGCTTTGCTTTCACAATCTTGTCAACTATGTCCCTCAACTTTGATCGATGTGTATTTACCACAAGAGTCAAAGGTGTCTAATTGCAAAGATATAGTGGGATTAGAATGAAATTGTCAAACGTGAATCTACTGTCTCTAGTAAAAGACTCAAAATAATACCAATTCCACGCAACACTGATAAATTTGAGGGGAGAAAGAAAGCGCCGACAAACCTTGGAACAGACATAGCACGACTTGTTTGGCTCAAAAGGCTCAACTGGCATAAGAAGCATTTTTCTTGAAGGATGTTCAAGACAATAAGTCATCCTACACACACAAGATCCTGTTAGAAagtaaaacaaaattaatataataaagtATTAGTGTCATGATCTGTATTAAGAAAAGAAAGCTAATTCAAGTCAATCTCATTTGAGCAACATAGTTCCTCAGAAGATTCCTACTGTTATCAAAATGGCAGTGAGTATTGTTAGGGAATTATTCCCCTGAAATCTGgaacaaaagagaaaaaaaacagAGGAGAAAATGCAGAGCTGTCTAGCGTGAGAATATTGTGCATTTGCCGACCAGCATCCGCTATGCAAAAAACCTTAAATATGACTGACTAGGGAATACATGAAGCACATGGTGATACAATAAATATAACCCACCTGTAGCTTTTAGTATCATTTTGCAGCACCTTAACAGCCTCAATCACAATCAACCCAGCAATGATGGCATTTGTTGTGGCAACAGCATGCACAATATTACCAGCAATACCTTTAGCCTCAAAGAGGCTATGCAACGGGATGCCAAATGAAGAAGCTCTGATATTTGCAGCAGCAGTAACAAATTCTACTGCTAATTGATCGTCTTTATCGAAAATCATGTTACCAATCTCCTGGAGATATGAAATTTTTTGACATGCCGAAAATGAAGAAAATGTATAAACAGATATaatcacataaatttttacttgtcTCAAACCTTTTCTCGCTTTGCAAAGAATAATCTTAGAGCCTCCAAAAAAACTTTCGAGCTTTCCTTTAAGCTCCAAAGATCTTGTGGATTTTTCAGACCTAGAGACGCCATTGCAGATAATGATGAAGTATCTTTGAGAACAGAATTATTCTCCAGATTTCCATTCTGACCAATCAGTTCAGCTGGTATAACATCTTTGCTATAAATAGGCCTTGGCCTGTTACGATTTTTCCATGTCTCTTCATTGGACAGAGCTACCTCAATGTTATAGCCAAAAACATGATCATATATTCTCCTTGCATATTTTTCAACATTTTCATCCACTTTGAGCTCAAAAACATCTTCTATTTGTTCTGACGAAACGGAGGCATCACTTGAACGAACATTCAAATCATTTTCTCGATTTTTATCCCCAAATAACTTAGCAAAAAGCAGTTCCTTTGCCCAAACAATACAATGAACAAACTGCAACAATAGCAGTCAGTATCACAGCAAAATACTTTTAACATATGAAATGTGAAAGACTATAAGGAACAATTCAAGGGCCCGGGACTCTTTCAAATAATTACAATCATTGGTATAATGGTATCATCAAAATTATAACAGTCCTCAAGTCGACACGGTGTCATATAATATGCAGAGTATGTGTAACAATTGTAGGTCtttaatttcgaaaataaaaCAAGGTAATGACATGGGTACAGAAGAAGCACGAATCAGCTCACAGAGATATTCACTATCCACATTCAACTATGAACCATCAACTCAATAACCCGATCCTATATCTTCATCTACTAGGTAAGTAACTAAATTATGAATACCAAGTActcacacatacaaacataacagtTACCATATGCATGTCAAAATTCAATCCAGCTCAACTCACAAGAAAAGAGGATATATTTACATTCAGGTGCTGATACCTTTGATGGAGTGCTTGTGATAGTACAAACAGGGTAAGTTTTAGGAGCTGGCTTGGCCTGGCATTCATAACACTCCGTTCTACCCTTTACGTGAACAGTAACCTGCTTCcacaaatgaaaaaaaatgagGAGGATCATAAGAAACATGaattaatgataaaaatatgTGGCAACTGACACGGAAAAAAGTCACCACCTGTCCAAGAAATCCAGTAGTTCCACTTTCAATCAATGGAACGGAAGCGGCCAAGCAAAGGCGGTTCACATGCCGCCGGGCATCTAAATTATCGAGCCCattcaaaacaacattgaaTTGCCTAAAGAAATCAACATTGAAATCGGGATCCTTTACATTTGCATGGTACGATGTGATGTTGATCTGAGGCCTAAATTTCAAGACAGCATCACGAGCAACCTGGTTTAACATTTAGCCAAACGATATGAGGAAAGAGGGCTCAGTAAAAAAGCAGGTATCTTGAAATAGAATATATTTGACACTTACTTTAGCTTTTGATTGCCCAACATGTGATTGTCGAAACAAGAATTGTCTGTTAAGGTTGCTCACTTCAATTGTATCCATGTCAATCTGCATCAAGGTAAAGTAAATCATTCTAGATGGCCATCAAAGTTTTAAAACTATATTTGGTGGCATAAAATCAAAGCACCATAAAGTTGCAACAACTGAAACAATGCACAGCAGCACAGACAAACTAAAACcaaattcaaaacaaaaaccATTCAAATTCAGAACTCCAAAGTCCAACCCCATAATTTAAATCCCAAAGCAGCTTAAACAACTGTTGAACTCACTCATCAAACGTTGCCACAGTAGCTGAAGTAAAAACCCACGAAAAAAACACTACACAGTGCAAGTTACAAGCAAAATCAACAATCAATTCATCCAGATGGGCATTCCTAAAACCCTAGTGGTATAAGAAGAGCCGAAATcaccaattaattaaaatacttaaACGACGACACAAGGAGAGGCAGAAAAAGTACACTCACGATATGAATATCTTCAAACCCTGAGAGCGCGAGGGTTTTGAGAAGCTCACACCCTATGCCGCCGGCTCCCACCATAAGCACCTTAGCGCCCTGACCACAACACAAAATCGCCGCAATTCACCCATTAGACAAAATATAACTGTTCATTCGCATAATCAGGTACAGAATCTACCTTGATTGCAGATAAATGTTGCAGTTCCGCAGCCATTTGCAGGGAGAGTGCGTCCGCGAAGTCAGCAGTTGAAGAGTCTTTGGCTTCAAATTTATTATTGCGCTGCGAATCTATTCATTTAAACAGAAAAACTCACATTTTAGTCCTCTCTTTTATTAAATTTGTAGATTTAGTTCACAACTTTAGCGTACTATAATATCATTTCAAcgtcattattattattattattataattcagATATGTAGATTAAGGGCTTCTAGtttataattaaatgaaatgattaGAAATTTGATTGACACTTGAATTATAGGGGAGAATGTGTAATATACTATGATAATTCTATATTATATATAAGAtagttttgatatattgttcaTCTATCGTGTACATCTTCGTGCCACTAACGATATGACATTCACATATTGAATGTGATGAAGCATATTCACTTAAACATCCAATAGGTGAGTGTCACCTAATTGATAGACACGAAAATTTATATTATGGGTGAACAACATATCAAAAGTGTATTTAAAAGCTCTTTGGAGGTGTCAAAGTTTTTCGATTTCGCAACTGCAAATCCGTTGAAAACCTCAATCAGTCGGTAATCTCGTGAAAGAATTTCCGATTACATGCGAATCGGCTACAATCTAGTTGAAAACCAAGCAACACCGACCAGCATGTACACCCTGTGATGATTGAGAACTACTTTACAACTCGATCTACAATCGACCTTTACTTCCATACATTTTGTCGGATTCACTAAAAAAAAGAGGGAAAATGAATGTTTTTTGTCAGGGTGATCGATAGTTGTGCAAATCTAATACACAATCCATGGTATTTTCATTCATATGAATAAATCAAATCCATGGGGTTGAGGTGGGATTTGGGTTTATTTACGTGAACAATGTTTTTACACAATCCCAAGATTATAAGAaagcacaaaaaaaaaaaaacaaacaaacaaacgaCATCTGAATACGCAAAATAGATATTTTTTTACTGCAAATATTATCTTACATAAATATTATCcacaaaataatgaaaatacagCATTTTTAAAATGTCAAGAATATCCATACTACATTTTACTCTAACTCATGAtactttctaaaaaaaaatagacaatTTTATAACAAATCATCTCCTAATGTTTTTAGTGTTAATGTCAATTCCCAACATTTTATTACATATATTCTTCCCAACATTTTATtacatatattataatttatttaactcaataaaatattatatattaagaaTTTGTAAGAGTAAAAAATAAATTCTAGAATCCCAAGTTTAGTTTGtttttgcataaaaaaaatattttatctttattgGCATTTAACCAAAATATTTTCTCCATGTAAATTAAAGTAAAGTGAAGAGATCTTCATGGTTACGTGTTTTTCGTTTTGTCCTAATTTGGTttccattttaaaaaaaaataacctATTTAcatttcatttataaaaaaaagatTAATAACTACAATCGCAGCCAATAATAATTGACTCTCTATTTCTGTCCCAGCTTGCCCAATACCCTTGTGAACCAAATTGCTTGGCGTGTACAGAAATTTGCGCAATAAACTCGCTTATGTGATAGATAGACTTGCCTATGGTTGTTTTTTAAATGACCATGATATCGCTTATGAACTAAGCAAAACACTATCTTGAATTGTTCTTTTTATCTTCCAAATCTCACCAAAAGTGCTCTTTTTATCTTCTAAATCTCCGGCATAATCACTATTCGTGTAAACAATAAGTTCATCAGCTCCTCCCTTTTTATAGAGTATTTCAAACTCAATTGTCATTTTCATATATCTCGCACTCATTTGTCCAATTCTAAATGAAGATCAATAggaacactacaagaaaatatatcatcaacaacactcctacgacaacggtttttattaaaactattgtgtttttttcttttaacaacggttttaacaaaaaccgttgtcgtagcctaaaAAAACCCGCTTATatacaacggtttttcaaaaaccgttatCTTTGATGTGTCTacataaaaaccgttgtctatgaacGTTTTTTTGGGCTATGTAAGGCTCGTGgttattagttttcattgacgaaCGATTCAGAGAATACGAGAATGCATgaaatgcaatgagggaagaaaatacatgagaaatgagggttttgcaagactgcacccgcgctcagaacaagagtgcacccgcggttataaattgtggaattttggactgtgctgccgaagcaacaccgcacccgcggtataggaagcaccgcacctgcggtgcatggacagtaagttgaacCATTTTTCCGtggcgacaccgcacccgcggtgctacagggaccgcacccgcggtggtgagaccgcacccgcggtaatgcaagagccgcacccgcggtcgtcgaaatgagaaaaatgttgccctgccgaaacatgagcgcacccacGCTCAtgttaacaccgcacccgcggtgatactTCCGAAATATCCACCTTTGTTCTcagcttgacacatggcatggtatatatatagaagtggACTGACTCGTGTCTTCTTCATTCCAGCACATAAGAACCGAGATTTCCTCCCAAAACTCTTCAAGTTTTCAAGGCTTTGAAGGTagatatctcaagatttagccattcCAATTATaatccgagttgagattcttgttccttgcgtcgaaggctttgaaagggtacactttttattcagttctaacatgtttcaagaatttcatgtaAGGGAAATGCTATTATGACTGTATTTAGATATTCTAGTgaggattatgagtttataatcgaaactAGAACAAAGAAAGGATGTCgtatgcatttcttatgaatttcagcatgtttaggaataagatgtaccgATTTTGAGTATGGTTTTGTGCATATGATTCGATTGTGAGTTGAGGatggtatatgttgatatttgttgagattggattgaccggtattaagaatatacgtcgttatgccgtcaattgttaCCAAGATTGAATATGGATTACATAGGAGTTGCttggagttgtatattgatagaatgcatctctacattgccatttcagatttatcatacctcacttcgacatcgaaacctcgacatcgataaaggtttagcaacaagaaaggtataagcaatgtttgtttgggaagccacaactcaaataagatattatttgagtttcccaaccaaaatcacatactaatattgttgtatatatgttaacatgtttatgacttgtttatagaattatattcaaatcttgttacatgattttgctttgattatagaattgtattcaagcatgtaagattattgtaatattcagatatgaatatgagcatgctttgttacagaatgatagtcattgcatttaagataggaaagtcatttgacaggcattgtcaaatatctagatgttcggtgtatctcagcttaggagcagccctgactcctattgtagttgttacagctcagaccgaagtctaggaataagacgtacagtcaccccgagtgggagggtaggtgacagccattgacgtcttattcacacgggatccctagagttctagtcgagtcgagttcagacatgatttgattcgcattgcattacatgtgcatatgatgtcattcatgataatatgtttcatgtttaattgattatatgcatgtatacatgtttatactgggatttgttctcaccggagtttccggctgttgttatgtctgtatgtgtgcataacaacaggtggggcaggatctgggtcacgcagaggatgagagatggacatagcgtggtgatctcaggcttagcagaaggactagtagttgtacctttggcatgtactgtatttaattactagttgtcgaagatggtttggaaccagacatatttgtatcttatggttgtatattatgttgttgaataatataTAATCTTCTtgtgttagctttcatttgagttaatgtaaaagcaaaaatttgacccactttttatattaatgatccatttaatcccaaagaaaagttagagcccgggtccccacaggctACAACAACGGTATTTCAAAATTGTTGTCTATATAAGTTTTGTCAAAGATCAAAGACAACTGTTTGTGTAAACCATTGTCGTAGTTCTAATTTTAGTGCTTTATTTGGTtaatgacaacggtttttgaaaaaacgttgtcgtagttctaattttttttgaaaaaatcggttaatatttagcgacgatttttttCTCAAATATAAAACTTTGAGGGAGACTTGAGTTGTGATAAACCATTCACCATCGTTTCTGTATACGAGTCTTTAAGCCATTGAAATTCAAATGACTTTTTGTACAATGCCACTGGTGCACCCTATATTATGTAATTGTGTTAAAACAAACAGATTCTATAAGACGAGAGATAGCACGTGGTATGAAAATTCAGTTCAAAGTCATATTCTGAATCCATGAATAAGACCAAGATGAACATCTTAGGTTGCGTTTggataaatactttaaaattatttttagtgTTTTACAagtgaaaaaataaaatcaaaagtaCACATTCGGATATGATTTTTGtgaaacattttttattttttttgaatttttttttcaagtatagttttttaaaaataattgagTGATGTTTTTCAAAGTTTTTAGAAAATAAAGGCAAACgaagaaaattgaaaattattatttgtttaCTGTAAGTTATTTTTATATAGAGTAGTTGTTAGATTTCGAACTAGAATAATGTCGATTTGTCTTTTTCTGATCGGTGATCTTCAGACACAATATCACACTCTCACACATGTGCAACAATATGAAAATATGCAagaagatttacgtggttcagcGAAATACTCCTACATCCATGGAAGGGTAACCAATCTCTTTATTAATGAACAAGGATTACAATTGCAAAGCTTATATTACACAAGAACAATGAATACAATCTGCTTTTTTCCAGATCTCTCTTTTACGCCTCTCGATTTCATCTGTAATCTCTTGTGACAATTTCTCCCAAAGTCTCCTCAACATGCATTCCATTTTCCCTTTTATGGCAGTTATTTCCATCGATTAGTTTCATGGACACTTATCCCTGGCAATTAGCTTGCACTTAATCAATCACTTGGTAGTTATACTTAGTTCTTCCAAGATGCAAACTTGTGAGACATACCTTCACAAATCTCCACCTTGTCTCCAAGTTTGGCTACACTCCATTTACACCATTAACTATTCCTGAACCACTACATTGATCAAGTTCAAACAATATTTAAACCTGATATGAGGCCGTGACTGAAACGTCTGCGTAatcgttttcttaaaacatgctagaattttttttttcaaaactcacatagcattcggccgaacccttaataatacataaaaatatttctataaaataaatattttgctttattttaaaataaaacatcaaccaaCCAGTATTTGAAAACCAAAGGAAAATAGTTCGAATCATAAAATCGTCTAAAATTTtatctaaaaatattatttgaaaagtatagctcatattAAAACCCATCAAAAATCACTcataaatatgataaaagtcataaaatatcttcaacaaaatcttaaaatcataaatcataactagtgcggaacactagcgtcggtcctcgggttatgtgcaccttcagtccagcaaagtcaaccatcaagacctccattatcataatcataatcaatatcacctgcatcaatcacacctagtgagtctaaagactcaacacaccataatcttgataacaagtaatacatatacagatcacatgcaacagtgaaaaatacttgtacttaaaatatcattttcatgaagatgcataaactttaaacataacattttcgtaaacattttcatgatgcataaattttaaacataacattttcataataatgcatcaactttaaacgtaaacattttcataaacttttcataaacattttcgtaaaccatTTCATGATAT is part of the Primulina eburnea isolate SZY01 chromosome 1, ASM2296580v1, whole genome shotgun sequence genome and encodes:
- the LOC140827814 gene encoding SUMO-activating enzyme subunit 2-like, whose translation is MAAELQHLSAIKGAKVLMVGAGGIGCELLKTLALSGFEDIHIIDMDTIEVSNLNRQFLFRQSHVGQSKAKVARDAVLKFRPQINITSYHANVKDPDFNVDFFRQFNVVLNGLDNLDARRHVNRLCLAASVPLIESGTTGFLGQVTVHVKGRTECYECQAKPAPKTYPVCTITSTPSKFVHCIVWAKELLFAKLFGDKNRENDLNVRSSDASVSSEQIEDVFELKVDENVEKYARRIYDHVFGYNIEVALSNEETWKNRNRPRPIYSKDVIPAELIGQNGNLENNSVLKDTSSLSAMASLGLKNPQDLWSLKESSKVFLEALRLFFAKREKEIGNMIFDKDDQLAVEFVTAAANIRASSFGIPLHSLFEAKGIAGNIVHAVATTNAIIAGLIVIEAVKVLQNDTKSYRMTYCLEHPSRKMLLMPVEPFEPNKSCYVCSKTPLTLVVNTHRSKLRDIVDKIVKAKLGMNFPLIMHGSLLLYEVGEDLEEDEVANYAANLEKVLAKLPSPVTGGTTLTVEDLQQELKCSINVEHREEFDEEKEPDEMILSGWTQPPSEEYNDKTAVDNGASSSAVPVATFLGTEEDELQIIPTQIGNKRKLSDISGYSLSDQSSVTIETKFKRKVEEIDDTDDLVMLDEGVSDSSKKKREQ